In Kryptolebias marmoratus isolate JLee-2015 linkage group LG11, ASM164957v2, whole genome shotgun sequence, the following proteins share a genomic window:
- the trpm1b gene encoding transient receptor potential cation channel subfamily M member 1b, translating to MYIRASYDTKPDNLLHLMVKDWQLELPTLLISVHGGLQNFDLQPKLKQVFGKGLIKAAVTTGAWIFTGGVNTGVIRHVGDALKDHSSKSRGKVCAIGIAPWGILENKEDLIGKDITRPYQAMANPLSKLAVLNSSHSHFILTDNGTCGKYGSEVKLRRLLEKHISLQKINTRKFLQMDAQLRHFIWRNFFFPSASGLGQGVPLVCLIVEGGPNVISITLESLRDEPPIPVVVCDGSGRASDIISFAHKFSEDGG from the exons ATG TACATCCGAGCTTCGTACGACACCAAGCCCGACAACCTCCTGCATCTGATGGTGAAGGACTGGCAGCTGGAGTTGCCCACCTTGCTCATCTCCGTGCACGGAGGTCTCCAGAACTTTGACCTCCAGCCCAAACTCAAGCAGGTGTTTGGCAAGGGCCTGATCAAAGCAGCTGTCACCACAGGAGCCTGGATCTTCACGGGCGGGGTCAACACAG GGGTGATTCGTCACGTTGGAGATGCCTTAAAGGACCATTCCTCCAAATCACGAGGAAAGGTCTGCGCGATAGGAATAGCTCCATGGGGGATCCTGGAGAACAAAGAGGACCTTATTGGAAAAGAC ATAACAAGGCCCTATCAAGCGATGGCAAACCCACTGAGCAAGCTGGCGGTGCTCAACAGCAGTCACTCCCACTTCATCCTCACCGACAACGGCACCTGTGGGAAGTACGGCTCCGAGGTCAAACTCCGCCGGCTGCTGGAGAAGCACATCTCCTTGCAGAAGATCAACACTCGTAAGTTTCTCCAGAT GGATGCTCAGCT GCGACACTTCATTTGGAGAAACTTTTTCTTCCCGTCTGCGTCAGGTCTAGGTCAGGGGGTTCCTCTTGTGTGTCTGATCGTGGAGGGGGGTCCCAACGTGATCTCCATCACCCTGGAGAGCCTGAGGGACGAGCCTCCCATCCCGGTGGTGGTGTGTGACGGCAGCGGCCGCGCCTCCGACATCATATCCTTCGCGCACAAGTTCTCAGAGGACGGCGGGTGA